The following proteins are co-located in the Paralichthys olivaceus isolate ysfri-2021 chromosome 10, ASM2471397v2, whole genome shotgun sequence genome:
- the ankrd44 gene encoding serine/threonine-protein phosphatase 6 regulatory ankyrin repeat subunit B isoform X2, with the protein MAVLKLAEQPPLVQAIFSGDPEEIRMLIYKSEDINALDPEKRTPLHAAAFLGDAEITELLILSGARVNAKDNMWLTPLHRAVASRSEDAVRVLIRHSADVNARDKNWQTPLHVAAANNALRCAEVIIPLLSSVNVSDRGGRTALHHAALNGHTEMVNLLLAKGANINAFDKKDGRALHWAAFMGHLDVVCLLVSQGAEISCKDKRGYTPLHTAASSGQIAVVKHLLNLAVEIDESNAFGNTALHVACFNGQDAVVSELIDYGANVSQPNNKGFTPLHFAAASTHGALCLEFLVNNGADVNVQSRDGKSPLHMTAVHGRFTRSQTLIQNGGEIDSVDKDGNTPLHIAARFGHELLINTLITSGADCTRRGVHGMFPLHLAALNAHSDCCRKLLSSGFQIDTPDTLGRTCLHAAAAGGNVECVKLLLSSGGDHNRRDTCGRTPLHYAAASRHYQCLETLVACGTAINATDQWGRSALHYAAASDLDRRRRVALEPESDGVQAEREKEAGLCLEFLLQSGATASLKDKQGYSSVHYAAAYGHRHCLELLLDRDDSRHDDPESPSARSPLHLASYHGHAQALEVLLQGEREVDQGDEVGRTPLALAALRGHTDCVHTLLSQGASPRTTDAQHGRTPVHLAVMNGHTTCVRLLLDESDSAELVDAADSQGQTPLMLAVAGGHVDAMSLLLEREASVNVADNHGLTALHLGLLCGQEECIQCLLEQEASVLLGDSRGRTAIHLAAARGHASWLSELLSIACSDPPSLPPLRDHSGYTPLHWACYYGQEGCVEVLLEQKGCRCIDGNAFTPLHCAVVNDHEPCASLLLDAMGSDIAGCKDAKGRTPLHAAAFAGHVECVQLLLSHDAPVDDVDQAGRTALMMAAEKGKVGVLEVLLTSASAKITATDKDGNTALHLSCSNGKEDCVMLILEKLTDTSLINATNAALQTPLHLAARSGLKQAVQELLSRGANVQTVDENGLTPALACAPSREVADCLALILATMMPFCSPCSSGAPSPGALLRHLPHPAGKGPGPGVGPRAPRSQRNPSRPSSEGTTENDSEDSETF; encoded by the exons ATGGCGGTCCTCAAACTGGCCGAGCAG ccGCCTCTCGTCCAGGCGATCTTCAGTGGAGACCCTGAGGAAATCCGTATGCTCATATACAAGTCTGAAGACATCAATGCTCTG GATCCAGAGAAGCGCACGCCGCTCCATGCAGCGGCGTTCCTGGGCGATGCCGAGATCACCgagctcctcatcctctctg GAGCACGGGTCAACGCCAAAGACAACATGTGGCTCACCCCTCTCCATCGCGCTGTGGCGTCCCGGAGCGAa GACGCCGTGCGCGTTCTGATCCGTCACTCGGCCGACGTAAACGCTCGGGACAAGAACTGGCAGACGCCGCTGCACGTCGCCGCGGCCAACAACGCGCTGCGTTGCGCCGAGGTCATCATCCCGCTGCTGAGTAGTGTCAACGTGTCGGACCGCGGTGGACGCACCGCCCTGCACCACGCTGCCCTCAACGGCCACACTGAG ATGGTGAACCTCCTCCTCGCTAAAGGAGCCAACATCAACGCCTTCGATAAGAAAGACGGCCGGGCGCTGCACTGGGCAGCTTTCATGg gtcatTTGGACGTGGTGTGTCTGCTGGTGAGTCAGGGGGCAGAGATTAGCTGTAAAGACAAGCGGGGATACACCCCCCTCCACACGGCGGCGTCCAGCGGACAGATCGCTGTGGTCAAACACCTACTGAACCTGGCTGTGGag ATAGACGAGTCCAATGCCTTCGGGAACACTGCGCTCCACGTGGCCTGTTTTAACGGCCAGGACGCCGTCGTGAGCGAGCTCATCGATTACGGCGCCAACGTCAGTCAGCCCAACAACAAGGGCTTCACCCCGCTGCACTTTGCCGCCGCCTCCACACACGGGGCGCTCTGCCTGGAGTTCCTGGTCAACAACGGGGCTGACGTCAATGTCCAG AGTCGGGACGGGAAGAGTCCTCTTCACATGACGGCAGTTCACGGACGCTTCACTCGCTCTCAGACCCTGATCCAGAACG GTGGGGAGATCGACAGCGTGGACAAGGACGGTAACACCCCTCTTCACATCGCCGCCCGCTTCGGCCACGAACTCCTCATCAACACGCTCATCACCAGCGGAGCAGACTGCACCCG GCGAGGAGTCCACGGCATGTTTCCTCTGCACCTGGCTGCTCTGAACGCTCACTCCGACTGCTGCCGGAAGCTGCTGTCCTCAG GCTTCCAGATCGACACCCCTGACACCCTGGGGAGGACCTGCCTGCACGCTGCTGCCGCCGGAGG taaCGTGGAGTGTGTGAAGCTGCTCCTGAGCAGCGGAGGAGATCACAACAGGAGAGACACATGTGGcag GACTCCTCTTCACTATGCAGCCGCCAGTCGTCACTATCAGTGTCTGGAGACGCTGGTGGCCTGTGGCACCGCCATTAACGCCACCGACCAGTGGGGGCGCTCCGCCCTGCACTACGCTGCTGCCTCGGACCTGGACAGGAG GCGTCGTGTCGCTCTGGAGCCGGAGAGCGACGGCGTTCAGgcggagagggagaaagaggcgGGACT ATGTTTAGAGTTCCTGCTGCAGAGCGGAGCGACGGCCTCGCTCAAAGACAAACAGGGCTACAGCTCCGTCCACTACGCCGCCGCCTACGGACACAGGCACTGTCTGGAACTG ctgTTGGACAGAGACGACAGTCGCCATGACGACCCCGAATCTCCGAGCGCCAGGAGCCCGCTGCACCTCGCT TCGTACCACGGCCACGCTCAGGCTCTGGAGGTGCTGCtgcagggggagagggaggtggaCCAGGGGGACGAGGTGGGGAGGACCCCCCTGGCTCTTGCTGCCCTCCGGGGCCACACTGACTGCGTTCACACCCTCCTCAGCCAGGGGGCGTCGCCGCGCACCACGGACGCGCAGCACGGACGCACCCCCGTCCACCTGGCAG tgatgAACGGTCATACGACGTGTGTGCGCCTCCTGCTGGACGAATCCGACAGCGCAGAGCTTGTGGATGCTGCTGACTCTCAGGGACA GACTCCTCTGATGCTGGCGGTGGCCGGAGGTCACGTGGACGCCATGtcgctgctgctggagagggaAGCAAGCGTCAACGTGGCGGATAACCACGGCCTCACTGCTCTGCACCTCGgg ctgctgtgtggtcAGGAGGAGTGTATCCAGTGTCTGCTGGAGCAGGAGGCCTCCGTTCTACTCGGCGACTCTCGGGGTCGTACGGCCATCCACCTGGCGGCGGCCCGGGGACACGCCTCCTGGCTGAGCGAGCTGCTGAGCATCGCCTGCTCTGATCCGCCGTCCCTGCCGCCGCTGAGGGACCACAGCGGATACACGCCGCTGCACTGGGCCTGTTACTACG gtcagGAGGGGTGTGTCGAGGTCCTGCTGGAGCAGAAAGGTTGTCGCTGCATCGATGGAAACGCCTTCACACCTCTGCACTGCGCTGT GGTGAACGATCACGAGCCGTGTGCGTCTCTGCTGCTGGACGCCATGGGGTCAGACATCGCCGGCTGCAAGGACGCCAAGGGCCGGACTCCTCTTCATGCCGCAGCCTTCGCGGGTCACGTCGAATGCGTCCAGCTGCTGCTTTCGCACGATGCGCCCGTCGATGATGTGGACCAAGCGGGTCGCACGGCGCTGATGATGGCGGCTGAGAAGGGCAAAGTCGGGGTCCTCG AGGTGCTGTTGACCAGCGCCAGCGCCAAAATCACTGCGACGGACAAGGACGGCAACACGGCGCTGCACCTCTCCTGCAGTAAC GGAAAAGAAGACTGTGTGATGTTGATCCTGGAGAAACTTACGGACACTTCGCTCATTAATGCCACAAATGCAGCGCTGCAAAC TCCTCTCCACCTGGCGGCTCGCAGCGGCCTGAAGCAGGCGGTGCAGGAGCTTCTGTCCCGAGGAGCCAACGTTCAGACGGTGGATGAGAACG GTCTGACCCCCGCTCTGGCTTGCGCTCCGAGCAGAGAGGTGGCTGATTGCCTGGCTCTCATTCTGGCTACCATGATGCCTTTCTGCTCCCCTTGCAGCTCCGGGGCCCCCTCCCCAGGCGCCCTGCTGAGGCACCTCCCCCACCCGGCAGGAAAAGGCCCCGGCCCAGGCGTCGGCCCCCGGGCCCCGCGGAGCCAGAGGAACCCCTCCCGACCCTCCAGCGAGGGAACCACAGAGAACGACTCTGAGGACTCGGAAACCTTCTGA
- the ankrd44 gene encoding serine/threonine-protein phosphatase 6 regulatory ankyrin repeat subunit B isoform X1, translating to MAVLKLAEQPPLVQAIFSGDPEEIRMLIYKSEDINALDPEKRTPLHAAAFLGDAEITELLILSGARVNAKDNMWLTPLHRAVASRSEDAVRVLIRHSADVNARDKNWQTPLHVAAANNALRCAEVIIPLLSSVNVSDRGGRTALHHAALNGHTEMVNLLLAKGANINAFDKKDGRALHWAAFMGHLDVVCLLVSQGAEISCKDKRGYTPLHTAASSGQIAVVKHLLNLAVEIDESNAFGNTALHVACFNGQDAVVSELIDYGANVSQPNNKGFTPLHFAAASTHGALCLEFLVNNGADVNVQSRDGKSPLHMTAVHGRFTRSQTLIQNGGEIDSVDKDGNTPLHIAARFGHELLINTLITSGADCTRRGVHGMFPLHLAALNAHSDCCRKLLSSGRRFSIMCNDSVLSAGFQIDTPDTLGRTCLHAAAAGGNVECVKLLLSSGGDHNRRDTCGRTPLHYAAASRHYQCLETLVACGTAINATDQWGRSALHYAAASDLDRRRRVALEPESDGVQAEREKEAGLCLEFLLQSGATASLKDKQGYSSVHYAAAYGHRHCLELLLDRDDSRHDDPESPSARSPLHLASYHGHAQALEVLLQGEREVDQGDEVGRTPLALAALRGHTDCVHTLLSQGASPRTTDAQHGRTPVHLAVMNGHTTCVRLLLDESDSAELVDAADSQGQTPLMLAVAGGHVDAMSLLLEREASVNVADNHGLTALHLGLLCGQEECIQCLLEQEASVLLGDSRGRTAIHLAAARGHASWLSELLSIACSDPPSLPPLRDHSGYTPLHWACYYGQEGCVEVLLEQKGCRCIDGNAFTPLHCAVVNDHEPCASLLLDAMGSDIAGCKDAKGRTPLHAAAFAGHVECVQLLLSHDAPVDDVDQAGRTALMMAAEKGKVGVLEVLLTSASAKITATDKDGNTALHLSCSNGKEDCVMLILEKLTDTSLINATNAALQTPLHLAARSGLKQAVQELLSRGANVQTVDENGLTPALACAPSREVADCLALILATMMPFCSPCSSGAPSPGALLRHLPHPAGKGPGPGVGPRAPRSQRNPSRPSSEGTTENDSEDSETF from the exons ATGGCGGTCCTCAAACTGGCCGAGCAG ccGCCTCTCGTCCAGGCGATCTTCAGTGGAGACCCTGAGGAAATCCGTATGCTCATATACAAGTCTGAAGACATCAATGCTCTG GATCCAGAGAAGCGCACGCCGCTCCATGCAGCGGCGTTCCTGGGCGATGCCGAGATCACCgagctcctcatcctctctg GAGCACGGGTCAACGCCAAAGACAACATGTGGCTCACCCCTCTCCATCGCGCTGTGGCGTCCCGGAGCGAa GACGCCGTGCGCGTTCTGATCCGTCACTCGGCCGACGTAAACGCTCGGGACAAGAACTGGCAGACGCCGCTGCACGTCGCCGCGGCCAACAACGCGCTGCGTTGCGCCGAGGTCATCATCCCGCTGCTGAGTAGTGTCAACGTGTCGGACCGCGGTGGACGCACCGCCCTGCACCACGCTGCCCTCAACGGCCACACTGAG ATGGTGAACCTCCTCCTCGCTAAAGGAGCCAACATCAACGCCTTCGATAAGAAAGACGGCCGGGCGCTGCACTGGGCAGCTTTCATGg gtcatTTGGACGTGGTGTGTCTGCTGGTGAGTCAGGGGGCAGAGATTAGCTGTAAAGACAAGCGGGGATACACCCCCCTCCACACGGCGGCGTCCAGCGGACAGATCGCTGTGGTCAAACACCTACTGAACCTGGCTGTGGag ATAGACGAGTCCAATGCCTTCGGGAACACTGCGCTCCACGTGGCCTGTTTTAACGGCCAGGACGCCGTCGTGAGCGAGCTCATCGATTACGGCGCCAACGTCAGTCAGCCCAACAACAAGGGCTTCACCCCGCTGCACTTTGCCGCCGCCTCCACACACGGGGCGCTCTGCCTGGAGTTCCTGGTCAACAACGGGGCTGACGTCAATGTCCAG AGTCGGGACGGGAAGAGTCCTCTTCACATGACGGCAGTTCACGGACGCTTCACTCGCTCTCAGACCCTGATCCAGAACG GTGGGGAGATCGACAGCGTGGACAAGGACGGTAACACCCCTCTTCACATCGCCGCCCGCTTCGGCCACGAACTCCTCATCAACACGCTCATCACCAGCGGAGCAGACTGCACCCG GCGAGGAGTCCACGGCATGTTTCCTCTGCACCTGGCTGCTCTGAACGCTCACTCCGACTGCTGCCGGAAGCTGCTGTCCTCAG GTCGGAGGTTTAGCATAATGTGTAACGACTCAGTCCTTTCTGCAGGCTTCCAGATCGACACCCCTGACACCCTGGGGAGGACCTGCCTGCACGCTGCTGCCGCCGGAGG taaCGTGGAGTGTGTGAAGCTGCTCCTGAGCAGCGGAGGAGATCACAACAGGAGAGACACATGTGGcag GACTCCTCTTCACTATGCAGCCGCCAGTCGTCACTATCAGTGTCTGGAGACGCTGGTGGCCTGTGGCACCGCCATTAACGCCACCGACCAGTGGGGGCGCTCCGCCCTGCACTACGCTGCTGCCTCGGACCTGGACAGGAG GCGTCGTGTCGCTCTGGAGCCGGAGAGCGACGGCGTTCAGgcggagagggagaaagaggcgGGACT ATGTTTAGAGTTCCTGCTGCAGAGCGGAGCGACGGCCTCGCTCAAAGACAAACAGGGCTACAGCTCCGTCCACTACGCCGCCGCCTACGGACACAGGCACTGTCTGGAACTG ctgTTGGACAGAGACGACAGTCGCCATGACGACCCCGAATCTCCGAGCGCCAGGAGCCCGCTGCACCTCGCT TCGTACCACGGCCACGCTCAGGCTCTGGAGGTGCTGCtgcagggggagagggaggtggaCCAGGGGGACGAGGTGGGGAGGACCCCCCTGGCTCTTGCTGCCCTCCGGGGCCACACTGACTGCGTTCACACCCTCCTCAGCCAGGGGGCGTCGCCGCGCACCACGGACGCGCAGCACGGACGCACCCCCGTCCACCTGGCAG tgatgAACGGTCATACGACGTGTGTGCGCCTCCTGCTGGACGAATCCGACAGCGCAGAGCTTGTGGATGCTGCTGACTCTCAGGGACA GACTCCTCTGATGCTGGCGGTGGCCGGAGGTCACGTGGACGCCATGtcgctgctgctggagagggaAGCAAGCGTCAACGTGGCGGATAACCACGGCCTCACTGCTCTGCACCTCGgg ctgctgtgtggtcAGGAGGAGTGTATCCAGTGTCTGCTGGAGCAGGAGGCCTCCGTTCTACTCGGCGACTCTCGGGGTCGTACGGCCATCCACCTGGCGGCGGCCCGGGGACACGCCTCCTGGCTGAGCGAGCTGCTGAGCATCGCCTGCTCTGATCCGCCGTCCCTGCCGCCGCTGAGGGACCACAGCGGATACACGCCGCTGCACTGGGCCTGTTACTACG gtcagGAGGGGTGTGTCGAGGTCCTGCTGGAGCAGAAAGGTTGTCGCTGCATCGATGGAAACGCCTTCACACCTCTGCACTGCGCTGT GGTGAACGATCACGAGCCGTGTGCGTCTCTGCTGCTGGACGCCATGGGGTCAGACATCGCCGGCTGCAAGGACGCCAAGGGCCGGACTCCTCTTCATGCCGCAGCCTTCGCGGGTCACGTCGAATGCGTCCAGCTGCTGCTTTCGCACGATGCGCCCGTCGATGATGTGGACCAAGCGGGTCGCACGGCGCTGATGATGGCGGCTGAGAAGGGCAAAGTCGGGGTCCTCG AGGTGCTGTTGACCAGCGCCAGCGCCAAAATCACTGCGACGGACAAGGACGGCAACACGGCGCTGCACCTCTCCTGCAGTAAC GGAAAAGAAGACTGTGTGATGTTGATCCTGGAGAAACTTACGGACACTTCGCTCATTAATGCCACAAATGCAGCGCTGCAAAC TCCTCTCCACCTGGCGGCTCGCAGCGGCCTGAAGCAGGCGGTGCAGGAGCTTCTGTCCCGAGGAGCCAACGTTCAGACGGTGGATGAGAACG GTCTGACCCCCGCTCTGGCTTGCGCTCCGAGCAGAGAGGTGGCTGATTGCCTGGCTCTCATTCTGGCTACCATGATGCCTTTCTGCTCCCCTTGCAGCTCCGGGGCCCCCTCCCCAGGCGCCCTGCTGAGGCACCTCCCCCACCCGGCAGGAAAAGGCCCCGGCCCAGGCGTCGGCCCCCGGGCCCCGCGGAGCCAGAGGAACCCCTCCCGACCCTCCAGCGAGGGAACCACAGAGAACGACTCTGAGGACTCGGAAACCTTCTGA
- the ankrd44 gene encoding serine/threonine-protein phosphatase 6 regulatory ankyrin repeat subunit B isoform X4 has translation MAVLKLAEQPPLVQAIFSGDPEEIRMLIYKSEDINALDPEKRTPLHAAAFLGDAEITELLILSGARVNAKDNMWLTPLHRAVASRSEDAVRVLIRHSADVNARDKNWQTPLHVAAANNALRCAEVIIPLLSSVNVSDRGGRTALHHAALNGHTEMVNLLLAKGANINAFDKKDGRALHWAAFMGHLDVVCLLVSQGAEISCKDKRGYTPLHTAASSGQIAVVKHLLNLAVEIDESNAFGNTALHVACFNGQDAVVSELIDYGANVSQPNNKGFTPLHFAAASTHGALCLEFLVNNGADVNVQSRDGKSPLHMTAVHGRFTRSQTLIQNGGEIDSVDKDGNTPLHIAARFGHELLINTLITSGADCTRRGVHGMFPLHLAALNAHSDCCRKLLSSGFQIDTPDTLGRTCLHAAAAGGNVECVKLLLSSGGDHNRRDTCGRTPLHYAAASRHYQCLETLVACGTAINATDQWGRSALHYAAASDLDRRRRVALEPESDGVQAEREKEAGLCLEFLLQSGATASLKDKQGYSSVHYAAAYGHRHCLELLLDRDDSRHDDPESPSARSPLHLASYHGHAQALEVLLQGEREVDQGDEVGRTPLALAALRGHTDCVHTLLSQGASPRTTDAQHGRTPVHLAVMNGHTTCVRLLLDESDSAELVDAADSQGQTPLMLAVAGGHVDAMSLLLEREASVNVADNHGLTALHLGLLCGQEECIQCLLEQEASVLLGDSRGRTAIHLAAARGHASWLSELLSIACSDPPSLPPLRDHSGYTPLHWACYYGQEGCVEVLLEQKGCRCIDGNAFTPLHCAVVNDHEPCASLLLDAMGSDIAGCKDAKGRTPLHAAAFAGHVECVQLLLSHDAPVDDVDQAGRTALMMAAEKGKVGVLEVLLTSASAKITATDKDGNTALHLSCSNGKEDCVMLILEKLTDTSLINATNAALQTPLHLAARSGLKQAVQELLSRGANVQTVDENAPGPPPQAPC, from the exons ATGGCGGTCCTCAAACTGGCCGAGCAG ccGCCTCTCGTCCAGGCGATCTTCAGTGGAGACCCTGAGGAAATCCGTATGCTCATATACAAGTCTGAAGACATCAATGCTCTG GATCCAGAGAAGCGCACGCCGCTCCATGCAGCGGCGTTCCTGGGCGATGCCGAGATCACCgagctcctcatcctctctg GAGCACGGGTCAACGCCAAAGACAACATGTGGCTCACCCCTCTCCATCGCGCTGTGGCGTCCCGGAGCGAa GACGCCGTGCGCGTTCTGATCCGTCACTCGGCCGACGTAAACGCTCGGGACAAGAACTGGCAGACGCCGCTGCACGTCGCCGCGGCCAACAACGCGCTGCGTTGCGCCGAGGTCATCATCCCGCTGCTGAGTAGTGTCAACGTGTCGGACCGCGGTGGACGCACCGCCCTGCACCACGCTGCCCTCAACGGCCACACTGAG ATGGTGAACCTCCTCCTCGCTAAAGGAGCCAACATCAACGCCTTCGATAAGAAAGACGGCCGGGCGCTGCACTGGGCAGCTTTCATGg gtcatTTGGACGTGGTGTGTCTGCTGGTGAGTCAGGGGGCAGAGATTAGCTGTAAAGACAAGCGGGGATACACCCCCCTCCACACGGCGGCGTCCAGCGGACAGATCGCTGTGGTCAAACACCTACTGAACCTGGCTGTGGag ATAGACGAGTCCAATGCCTTCGGGAACACTGCGCTCCACGTGGCCTGTTTTAACGGCCAGGACGCCGTCGTGAGCGAGCTCATCGATTACGGCGCCAACGTCAGTCAGCCCAACAACAAGGGCTTCACCCCGCTGCACTTTGCCGCCGCCTCCACACACGGGGCGCTCTGCCTGGAGTTCCTGGTCAACAACGGGGCTGACGTCAATGTCCAG AGTCGGGACGGGAAGAGTCCTCTTCACATGACGGCAGTTCACGGACGCTTCACTCGCTCTCAGACCCTGATCCAGAACG GTGGGGAGATCGACAGCGTGGACAAGGACGGTAACACCCCTCTTCACATCGCCGCCCGCTTCGGCCACGAACTCCTCATCAACACGCTCATCACCAGCGGAGCAGACTGCACCCG GCGAGGAGTCCACGGCATGTTTCCTCTGCACCTGGCTGCTCTGAACGCTCACTCCGACTGCTGCCGGAAGCTGCTGTCCTCAG GCTTCCAGATCGACACCCCTGACACCCTGGGGAGGACCTGCCTGCACGCTGCTGCCGCCGGAGG taaCGTGGAGTGTGTGAAGCTGCTCCTGAGCAGCGGAGGAGATCACAACAGGAGAGACACATGTGGcag GACTCCTCTTCACTATGCAGCCGCCAGTCGTCACTATCAGTGTCTGGAGACGCTGGTGGCCTGTGGCACCGCCATTAACGCCACCGACCAGTGGGGGCGCTCCGCCCTGCACTACGCTGCTGCCTCGGACCTGGACAGGAG GCGTCGTGTCGCTCTGGAGCCGGAGAGCGACGGCGTTCAGgcggagagggagaaagaggcgGGACT ATGTTTAGAGTTCCTGCTGCAGAGCGGAGCGACGGCCTCGCTCAAAGACAAACAGGGCTACAGCTCCGTCCACTACGCCGCCGCCTACGGACACAGGCACTGTCTGGAACTG ctgTTGGACAGAGACGACAGTCGCCATGACGACCCCGAATCTCCGAGCGCCAGGAGCCCGCTGCACCTCGCT TCGTACCACGGCCACGCTCAGGCTCTGGAGGTGCTGCtgcagggggagagggaggtggaCCAGGGGGACGAGGTGGGGAGGACCCCCCTGGCTCTTGCTGCCCTCCGGGGCCACACTGACTGCGTTCACACCCTCCTCAGCCAGGGGGCGTCGCCGCGCACCACGGACGCGCAGCACGGACGCACCCCCGTCCACCTGGCAG tgatgAACGGTCATACGACGTGTGTGCGCCTCCTGCTGGACGAATCCGACAGCGCAGAGCTTGTGGATGCTGCTGACTCTCAGGGACA GACTCCTCTGATGCTGGCGGTGGCCGGAGGTCACGTGGACGCCATGtcgctgctgctggagagggaAGCAAGCGTCAACGTGGCGGATAACCACGGCCTCACTGCTCTGCACCTCGgg ctgctgtgtggtcAGGAGGAGTGTATCCAGTGTCTGCTGGAGCAGGAGGCCTCCGTTCTACTCGGCGACTCTCGGGGTCGTACGGCCATCCACCTGGCGGCGGCCCGGGGACACGCCTCCTGGCTGAGCGAGCTGCTGAGCATCGCCTGCTCTGATCCGCCGTCCCTGCCGCCGCTGAGGGACCACAGCGGATACACGCCGCTGCACTGGGCCTGTTACTACG gtcagGAGGGGTGTGTCGAGGTCCTGCTGGAGCAGAAAGGTTGTCGCTGCATCGATGGAAACGCCTTCACACCTCTGCACTGCGCTGT GGTGAACGATCACGAGCCGTGTGCGTCTCTGCTGCTGGACGCCATGGGGTCAGACATCGCCGGCTGCAAGGACGCCAAGGGCCGGACTCCTCTTCATGCCGCAGCCTTCGCGGGTCACGTCGAATGCGTCCAGCTGCTGCTTTCGCACGATGCGCCCGTCGATGATGTGGACCAAGCGGGTCGCACGGCGCTGATGATGGCGGCTGAGAAGGGCAAAGTCGGGGTCCTCG AGGTGCTGTTGACCAGCGCCAGCGCCAAAATCACTGCGACGGACAAGGACGGCAACACGGCGCTGCACCTCTCCTGCAGTAAC GGAAAAGAAGACTGTGTGATGTTGATCCTGGAGAAACTTACGGACACTTCGCTCATTAATGCCACAAATGCAGCGCTGCAAAC TCCTCTCCACCTGGCGGCTCGCAGCGGCCTGAAGCAGGCGGTGCAGGAGCTTCTGTCCCGAGGAGCCAACGTTCAGACGGTGGATGAGAACG CTCCGGGGCCCCCTCCCCAGGCGCCCTGCTGA